In Pirellulales bacterium, the following proteins share a genomic window:
- a CDS encoding acyltransferase translates to MGASLPISIASGSLHASTAPIPIIHLLRALGSHLIVWHHLAFYGPVSDIAYTTSPVFFDWLVDYGRMAVQIFFVMGGFVTARKLSRPQRWTPRVLGSEIVARYRRIGIPYLAALVVAVVANEVARRSMEHESISATPSVKQLVAHAVFLQDVLDYEPLTAGIWYLAIDFQLGILALLVLAVVQWARGGGSDPEAGFRAAQWVFWPLAGVSLLWLNRFEQFDHYALYFFGSYFTGMVVAWTLAGRLPRWSLVAYVALIAAALAVDWRPRLFVSAATALMIFGAEMTRERRTTWTSWIGGLAQFWGDRSYSLFLIHFPVCLVLTAWVADYVVDRPHAALGVMILEYAVSLIAAVAFYRLIEARRATTRKSTLPMAQRQPA, encoded by the coding sequence ATGGGTGCTTCTCTACCTATATCCATTGCCTCCGGATCGCTGCACGCGAGTACCGCGCCGATTCCCATCATTCACCTGTTGCGCGCCTTGGGATCGCACCTGATCGTGTGGCATCACCTGGCTTTTTACGGCCCGGTGTCCGATATCGCCTACACGACCTCGCCGGTGTTTTTTGACTGGCTAGTCGACTACGGGCGGATGGCGGTGCAAATCTTTTTCGTGATGGGCGGATTCGTTACGGCGCGCAAGCTCAGCCGGCCACAGCGCTGGACGCCGCGCGTACTGGGTAGCGAGATCGTCGCCCGCTACCGGCGGATCGGCATTCCGTATTTGGCCGCGCTCGTCGTAGCGGTCGTGGCCAATGAAGTGGCGCGGCGGTCGATGGAACATGAATCGATCTCGGCTACTCCGTCGGTCAAGCAACTGGTGGCGCACGCCGTGTTCTTGCAAGACGTGCTCGACTACGAGCCGCTGACGGCCGGCATTTGGTACCTGGCGATCGACTTTCAGCTTGGGATATTAGCGCTTTTGGTATTGGCCGTCGTACAATGGGCCCGTGGCGGCGGTAGCGACCCGGAAGCAGGATTTCGCGCTGCGCAATGGGTGTTCTGGCCGTTGGCAGGCGTCTCGCTGCTGTGGCTGAACCGCTTCGAACAATTTGACCACTACGCGCTCTACTTCTTCGGCAGCTATTTCACCGGCATGGTCGTGGCCTGGACGCTGGCCGGCCGTTTGCCGCGTTGGTCACTCGTGGCCTATGTCGCTCTGATCGCCGCGGCGCTGGCCGTCGACTGGCGGCCACGTCTGTTCGTATCGGCGGCAACCGCCCTGATGATTTTCGGCGCCGAGATGACACGCGAGCGACGTACGACCTGGACAAGTTGGATCGGCGGGTTGGCGCAGTTCTGGGGCGACCGCTCCTACAGCTTGTTCCTGATCCATTTCCCCGTCTGCCTGGTGCTGACGGCCTGGGTCGCGGACTACGTGGTTGACCGTCCGCACGCGGCGCTTGGCGTGATGATTCTGGAATACGCCGTCAGCCTGATCGCGGCCGTGGCCTTCTATCGACTGATCGAAGCGCGCCGTGCCACGACGCGCAAGTCCACCTTGCCGATGGCGCAGCGACAGCCGGCATAA